ccacttcacacattccgtgatcgcccggatctccgcctggtcaagcagtctaaaacagatctcagtccctgggttctcaatgtaaacccccaggcccactctgtcctcaagctttgatacatccgtgttccatgatcttccaaatggtaatactagggttcagtcaatccaagacagtgcgtctggcagcagtgcctcgtactcgacttcaaggttcatctaggatatcctatcgtcgcctctattatacGCCGATAGTATAAGCTGCtactatcctcaatccattctcccatcgccttaagtctcatagctgcagtggctgcctcacacttaatctgtcctcagatattgaaatcgtcttattgaggaaatgtggtgcgtttaattggcccaccttcgtcttcctcgtgaacaggcatatttcagtcttctctgggttaacattgagacttctaggtctagcccagtcatatgccatatgcaagaccctttcggcccttctgcatagctcgttcggatccttaccccttagaagtattataacatcgtctgcgtagcagacgggttcaaatccctcctcagtcagcatccgtaataggtcatttatggtggtcagccatagaagtggcgataaaatggccGCATGTGGCGTGCCCTATGCCTCTTtctgccttatatttatgccatgggacacacatttTATGCAGCTGTTCctcagcatatggtttatccagtctctagggaccgggtccacccggtactggtctaaggattggatcagtgtgtcggtccgcacattgttaaaagtcccctcgatgccaatgcataccgccagtgtgtacgttttggcatcaaaggattcttctattttatgcacaacctcatgcagggcagtctccaccgaccttcccttgacataggcatgctgtttgtatttgagcatggtgtccacaatgcgttccatagttttgagtagaaaggacgtaaggcttatgggtctgtaggcctttggtgtctcgtaataacttgccttgccagacttgggtataaacaccacccttgcatcctgccaagctttcggagtatatgcaagtcctaggcacactgtgaaaattttggccagatgaggcgccagatagtctgcttcTCTCTGTAGTAAtgccagaaatattccattaggtccgggtgacttaaatggtttgaagctctcaaggattccttcaccataaattccgtaattacaAACCTTCGATCAgagtcattattccaagattccggtgtctccgtgagtcccttcgtatcctatGGAaattgggttttcatcaaaagcctaaaTATGTCTtgcgttgtctctgctctcactaccatgtcgtctactggtttcagtttggacatgggtttttgagagaaactactTTCATCTTggaggcgtcattaacgctatcgaccttcTGTTaagtcatgttaaaacttctcaaaAGGGTGTCGCACTGTtcgactcgactataaaagtgTTTGCACTTAAAGCTTCATCATAACAGTGGGGATAatactctcatatcaatgagtgctgtcccatacaaatttaagctcaataataagggaccacATTTTTATTGCCAAGTCTGAATGGCTTGTgacagagcgacaccacttagtagagaagtttcaaTGGTCACTTGTCCAAATTTCTTCATGTGTAGATTTGTGAGAAAGTGGTTAAAACGATATATATTTAATGGAACCTTTATTATATTAGCAATATAAAagggtaaaaataaaatatgtctcCTTCTTTTTGTAGTGCATTGTCTAGTTTCTCTTAGACAGGGCAAAAAATAAAGATAAgaaatgaatttaaaatttttttctttaatgcaGTTTCCGCTGACGGTTTAATGTGCTTCAAATGTGATGGCCCTTCATGCGGTAGTAAGGATACAATGACCATCATATCTTGCGCAAGCGATTCTGTTTCTTTCAATCCTGAATCAACTACTCTTTCGACAACACCTGAGTCTTCAACAGTATCGCAATCTCCAACGTCATCAGAGTCTTCAACAGTATCACAATCTCCAACGTCATCAGAGTCTTCAACAGTGTCAGTGTCTTCAACAGTATCACAATCTCCAACGTCATCAGAGTCTTCAACAGTGTCAGAGTCTTCAACAGTATCACAATCTCCAACGTCATCAGAGTCTTCAACCGTATCACAATCTTCAACGCCCTCAGGATCACCTTCGACTTCTGAACAATCCTCAACATCCGAACAATCTTCAACAACCGATTCGAGCTCAACATCAGATTCGACTACAACATCAGAGTCATCTTCAACATCGGAATCTACAACGGTTACGTATACTTCATCTGAGGGACCCACCACAGTTTCAACTACCTCAACACCACCGGCTCAGGTCTCATATGCCTGTTATTCCATTGTTTACAAAAGTAAGTTAAGTAAAAACTCCATGTCCTCCCAGTCATGCATACTCGACATTACATAGATGTTGCTGATTAACCTTTTAAAATAAGCTTTATTAACGATTCAAAGGTTGATAAAAGGATTAAGTTTATGGCAAGCTTaacaattgtattaaaacaagCGCCGGTCCCAAAAACCACTGAAAGTTTTTTGTTCTCATCTATTACTAAACTGATTTAACAACAAGTCGATTAATAACAATTTGCACTTCGGTAAATatcctgaaaaaaaaattaaattttgtaaaatgccAAGCTTAATGTTCAGGGAGATCCTTTCACTTCCTGTTTTGGACACGCCTCCATTTTGAACGTGCATTTGTTGTACTTCATTTTTATTCAACGATTCGCCAAAGCGATACCTTGAGGTTTTTGAAAAACAGGCTTAATGCCATCAATATTAATATTGATGTTAGTGGATTTTGTAACTCTAAAATTAAACTATTTATATTGAAGGGGCTACAATCGCGAGTGATGACTGATAAGATGTTTAGACTTATAGAAAAACAGCTATGATGGCTATATGCATGTCTAGAATACTGCATGAGCAAAGTCTGAAGGTACTTTCAGATTAATCAAACATCTGACTCAACCTATTTTATCATTCTTGCTCAAAATATGtcatttgacatattttggacaaaaacaaGATGCATCAAATATTTGACTATTCTAAACGAACCTTAAGAGAAGTCTATAATTTGTGTTAAAGATGGTTGCATTCTATTAGGAGTTACATGCGTTGAGCAGTATGTTTGCACATAAACGTGCTGTATGCGTCTTTTGGATTGAAGATTTCACCGATTTTCAGTGACCGGTGACTGGTCCCCTGGCTATCTATATTACAGGCGATTTTTATATGAGCATGTCATACCTAGGGACCAATAATTTTGAACCGGTCATTTCATCGGTTTAAAATACTGGTAATTTCACTGATTTAAAAAATCGGTCATTTCACCGGTTTGAAAGAtcggaaacaattaaaaaaaaaatacgagtCATTTCCGTCGTTGAGACAAACACATCACTTCACCTGTttggacaatttttttatagttataccctccaccataggatggggggtatactaatatcgtcattctgtttttaactactcgaaatattcgtctgagaccccataaagtatatatattcttgatcgtcgtgacattttatgtcgatctagccatgtccgtccgcctgtccgtccgtccgtttgtctgtcgaaagcacgctaacttccgaaggagtaaagctagccgcttgaaattttgcacaaatacttcttattagtgtaggtcggttggtattgtaaatgggccatatcggtccatgttttgatatagctgccatataaaccgatcttgggtttgacttcttgagcctattgagtgcgcaattcttttccgattggaatgaaattttgcacgacgtgttttgttatgatatccaacaactatgtcaagtttggttcaaatcggtacataaccagatatagctgccatataaaccgatcttgggtcttgacttcttcagcctctagagtgcgcaattcttattcgattggaatgagtttttgcacgacatgttttgttatgatatcgaacaactgtgccaagtatggttcaaatcggtccataacctgatatagctgccatataaaccgatctcgggtcttgacttcttgagcctctagagtgcgcaattcttatccgattggaatgaaattttgcacgacgtgttttgttatgatatccaacaactgtgccaagtatggttcatatcggttcataacctgatatagctgtcatataaaccgatctcggctcttgacttcttgagcctctagaggtcgcaattattatccgatttgcctgaaattttgtacgacggattctctcatgaccatcaacatgcgtgtttattatggtctgaatcggtctatagcccgatacagctcccatataaatcgatctctctattttacttcttgagcccccaaagggcgcaattcttattcgaattggctgacattttacacagacctccaacatataatttaattgtggtccaaaccgggccatatcttgatatcgctctaatagcagagcaaatcttttcttatatctttttttttgcctaagaagagatgccgggaaaataactcgacaaatgcgatccatggtggggggtatataagattcggcccggccgaacttagcacgcttttactcttTGTTTATTAAGATTCtttcagaaattttgtttaatatgtaaaaaataaaagtaacgtataattgaattaattcattacataaaaaagtaaaacaatttAGAATTCATAacgaaaaataattaatttaagaCTAAAAATTagttcttaatttttaaatatggttTTGTCATTAAATATATCGCTTTTCCAAGCTATTGCTTTATCCTTCTATCATTTTACGACGGTGGAATTGCTTCTAAAAAAAGAGAAGGaaactaattaaaattttgtgtcaaATATTTGCGTACTTACCTACTTGTATGTCACTTTCGTTTGAAATTATAACACAGACTGAAATAATTTGTTAAACTGCAGCCAAAGCAAACAAACATCACTTCTGCGAGCTAGTAACGGTTTAAGTTGTTGTTTTAGTTTGGTATCTTTTGACcgaagcaaaaaagaaaactcATCCAGAGCAATGAAGAAAAGCACCAAAAGCAGCGAATACGTACTTATGAAAAAACGAACTGTCCCCAACATAGAGACAATTGAACCGGTGTTTTCATTGGTTTATTTCGCGAAAAGAAAAATTCCTCAAAGCAACCACGCATTGGACTAAAATTACTGGTGATGTAATCGGTAATTTATGTTAACAGGAGTGATTTTACCCCCAAACTTCCTGCAGGGTTACCATGCGTATtttgttatattcaaatttctaaaaatcatATTAATTATATCATttccaaatttaatttcaatgaacATTGACAATGATTTTTAAaatgatttgttttctaatgGCGCTTTTAGACGGCAtatcatgatcgtactcatcgtgtgtatctgcttttgccaaaaaccgtacatcgattttttcttgtcttgtctttgattttatttaatttttttcatattttacttctcattttataaatttatttcgCACAAAACATgcttttcaatatctgtcaatgCTTACACATTTATATGTAAACGGCAATCGAAAGACGccattcatcgaaaaaaatcaaatgattttgatttttcagccatgactggTGATTATATGTACATGTGATGCatacacctttgttttcaccaataccATTACAATGACCATTcatcagatgtgccatgtaaactccgCATACAAACCTTTACTGataaaatgtttgtcctaattcTCAAATACTAGTAGCACTTTATAAGAAATTTATGAGCGTAatcctcacaaatgtccccaACATAAGGAggagataatcaccgctgaaattttttatgatgttcccgtcaggattcgaacccagacgttcagcgtcataggcggacatgctaacctgtgaAGCAACGGTGGCCTACAAgccctgttttattttagtaccatCCAGTGCAGTGCTGCgaaaattgtatgaaaataaCATCTATCCAGTACAAGGAGGTTTATGTGCAGGAAGGTCAGCGCAGGCTTATGTAAAACACATGCCTTCAGGACtgccattttatgttttccacAATTGAGTGCGGCCAACTGTAGAAAtgcctctattgtgaattgcaaaataaaactaaaaccaGTTATTTATAAAATTAGGCATACAAATATTAATCtattttatttgatatctaTGCCCGCACATGTTTTGCAAAtgatttatacattttttttataaagtttacaaatatttttactagtttcctcatactgttttgacaagttgtcaAACGGTTTTACCAATTGATGTCAACAGACTTGACTGGATTCAATTTTTGTCCCTCACGGCATGTGTATCCAGTacttaaataaaacacagcaattatACAGAGTGCGCAAGAGAAACTTATTTATTTGAAAAGTCAATAAAAACATAggaaattcagttttttttttatttgggtaTACAACATCCTTATTTTTTTCATGCATTCTTGAAGATGACAATCCTTATTGCTCATACACTAATTAAGTTAACTCTTAAAATTCATGCTATCGTTTTGCAGCATATCAATCGGTATATTGGAAATCAATAGAAATCGAAAGAAATCGCACGAACTCAAATTTGGAGATTGTCTCCAATAACTGAAACCCCACGTTTCTAAAGTTCATTTCTTCGAGGCTTGGAAGAAAAAATTCTTCGATCATGTGCCTGTAACGAACTGCATTCACGTTAACTGTGTACAACTGTCttactctttcgaaattttCCGGAATTCTGATGGCCAGTTGAAATCAATTGCTGGTTTTAGCGACACTTGCACACTCCCGAaatgagttaggttaggttggttaggtccatgccactatggacatacacctaagccagtaatcggcttgctgtgctctctaaaaactaaaaagttacctcgacatagaaaaatttaagtttcgaAATCCATGTAGTTTGCAatatccttaattattttccacaCCAACTGACTGGGGAGAGAAAAAAACTTGGAGAGTTTTTTCAAGTTAGTTTCTCCGGCGCATCCGAAGTTGCTAGTTAACTGTTATTGATCCAGCGGgtgatttattatttttaaaagatATCACCATCTATCggtcaaaaaatattaaaccaaAACAGGGTCGTGAACTTATCGAAAACAACGAAACTTTCAAAAGGTTTGCGACTGTGCTGAATCTTGGCATTGTTATTGTGAATTTATCAACGATTTATTGTACAACAATTATAATGGCCGTTATTAAGGCCGATATACAATTACCGCGTTGTGAACACTTGGTAGTTTTTGGTTAGCCACATAGAACGCGTTGATTGGTCGTGGTAGTGTGAataattgctgtgttttattttagtaccgGACAGACaagcagtgttgccgtttttggtaggtttttactctcttggtaggttggtaggctaaCGCTCAAACTAATACCGTCTCATCTGCTACCCCTGTTTCGGAGCCACATAGTATAACTTTCACCTGTAAATACAAGTGGACAGACCGATACACGGGcatcgctaaatcgtcttagaattttacgaagatTAGGAGCACATATaggaacaaaaattattttttataccctccaccataggatgggggtatactaatttcgtcattctgtttgtaactattcgaaatatactttatggggtcataaagtatatatattcttgatcgtcgcgacattttatgtcgatctagccatgtccgtccgtctgtctgtcgaaagcacgctaacatccgaaggagtaaagctagccgtttgaaattttgcacaaatacttcttattagtgtaggtcggttgatattgtaaatgggccatatcggtccacgttttgatacagctgctatataaaccgatcttgggtcttgacttcttgagactctagagtgcgcaattcttatccgattggaatgaaattatgtacgatgtgttttgttatgatatccaataactgtaccaagtatggttaaaatcggtccataaactgatatagctgtcatataaaccgatcttgggtcttgacttcttgagcttctagagtgcgcaattcctatccgatttggctgaaattttgcatgacttattaaattcttattttcaataactgtgtcaaataaggttcaaatcggctcataatctgatataactgccatataaacccatctgggatcttgacttcttgagcctctagaggtcgcaattattatccgatttgccttaaattttggacgacggattctctcatgaccaccaacatacgtgtttattatggtctgaatcggtctatagcccgatacagctcccatataaattgatctctctattttacttgttgttttcttataccctttaattgtctaaaaagagataccgggaaagaactagacaaatgcgatcaatggtggagggtatataagattcggcccggccgaacttagtacgcttttacttgtttttttttttttttcaaatcatcCAGGTTTATATTGAGCCAgttaatggaaatttttctaATTGTTTTGTGGCATTATTAAACTTCTATTAATCAAATAATCCTGTTCATAAatctataattttaatttttttttctttgacagATGGCGATAATTCTATAACTCAAAAAGGTTGCGTGGCCACGACAACATCTGAGAGTGCTTGCGGAGTACTGGGAAATTATACGAATTCGCCTATTGAAAACTGCGATATCTGCTTATATTCTGAGTGCAATTCCAGTTCAATCATTAGATTCTCAATTCTAACTCTATTGGGTTTAATCTTAATTGGATTCATTTTGTAAATTCGTATATTCATGATTCATATATAAAATATTACTGATGTATTACATATAGATAAACCTAATACACAATATCTTATTTTGATTTACTATCTGTAATGTAAAGGACAATAGTCCTCTTTTATACAAATGACATATGTCCAGTACAAGGAAGTTTTGGCTACATTGCTAGTGCAGGCTTTTGTAAAACATTTGTCttcaggattgccatgatatgttCTTCACAACTAAGTTTAGCCACTAGCAGAAATGCCTCTATTGTGAATATCAGAATAgaaattaaaccaaaaatttataaaataacatGACTTCTATGCCCGcacatgttttgcaaattttatttatattttaaaaatattaccaCTTTTTCTCATTCTGAtgtaaaacaaacaaacttgcaattttttattttgagttttattattttcattcacagtactaaaataaaacatagcAAATATTATTGTACCCTTAGTTGAATAAATTTCATGGCTACGATAcaaatgtaaaaatttaataaaatccttTTAAACCTATCTATCAGTTgtaccagttttttttttaatgaaatatacagTCTAATACTATCCGGAAattagaggatagagtgggcctgggggtcaacattgagaacc
The Stomoxys calcitrans chromosome 3, idStoCalc2.1, whole genome shotgun sequence genome window above contains:
- the LOC106086566 gene encoding uncharacterized protein LOC106086566 encodes the protein MKLLPVILVIGMVAYSRVSADGLMCFKCDGPSCGSKDTMTIISCASDSVSFNPESTTLSTTPESSTVSQSPTSSESSTVSQSPTSSESSTVSVSSTVSQSPTSSESSTVSESSTVSQSPTSSESSTVSQSSTPSGSPSTSEQSSTSEQSSTTDSSSTSDSTTTSESSSTSESTTVTYTSSEGPTTVSTTSTPPAQVSYACYSIVYKNGDNSITQKGCVATTTSESACGVLGNYTNSPIENCDICLYSECNSSSIIRFSILTLLGLILIGFIL